Below is a window of Herminiimonas arsenicoxydans DNA.
TCATCGAGTGCACCCTGTGCCGCTGCTGCTGTGCAGGCGGAAAATCGGGTACTGATCTCTTGATCGGCAGCGCTATCCTTGGCCCACCAGAGCTGCTTTTTTTGTTCTGCCGTCCGTGCATCGTCGCTGTCCGCGCCGAACCAGAAGGCAAGTATTGATTCTGCAGTTTCCATCGTCATTTCCGCTGTTGATATTGGAACCACAGATGCGGACGCACCAGACGTATATCAAGCGACCCGATCAGACGCTCACATCAAGCCTTGGTATTGATATGGTTACCCAGATGCGCAGGCAGTGCTGCGACCGGCGTTTGAGAGACAGATTCGATCAGGGCAAGTGCCGATGATCCCTGCATGTCGAGCGCTTTCTTTAAAACGGTTAAAGATACATCGACATCGTTGCGCTGTTGCGCCATGCTCGTCGCCAGGCTGGCAATATTACTCACGTCCATATGCACCTCT
It encodes the following:
- a CDS encoding conserved hypothetical protein (Evidence 4 : Homologs of previously reported genes of unknown function) produces the protein MDVSNIASLATSMAQQRNDVDVSLTVLKKALDMQGSSALALIESVSQTPVAALPAHLGNHINTKA